From Ammospiza caudacuta isolate bAmmCau1 chromosome 23, bAmmCau1.pri, whole genome shotgun sequence, one genomic window encodes:
- the ST3GAL4 gene encoding CMP-N-acetylneuraminate-beta-galactosamide-alpha-2,3-sialyltransferase 4 isoform X4, with translation MGKSKALEVPQVTSHNESSGPRLIPFLLIKMINKSRGKILGVLALFLVMVWYSIYREDSFYFPVQENNKTTCPLGEVEKKAAQLIGNYTRDHPLFLQLKDYFWVKTPSLYELPYGTKGSEDVLLRLLSITHYSLPESIQSLKCRRCAVVGNGHRLRNSSMGDTINTYDVVIRLNNAPVHGYEQDVGSKTTMRLFYPESAHFDPRTENNPDTLLVLVPFKPMDFQWMEAILNDKKRVRKGFWKQPPLIWDANPEQVRVLNPYYMEVTAAKLLNLPMKQPRKVKQKPTTGLLAITLALHFCDLVHIAGFGYPDSANKKQTIHYYEQITLKSMAASEHNVSHEAVAIKRMLELGLVRNLTYF, from the exons ATGGGTAAATCCAAGGCGTTGGAGGTTCCCCAA gtgacCAGCCACAATGAGAGCTCTGGCCCCCGCCTGATCCCTTTCCTGCTGATAAAAATGATCAACAAGTCTC GAGGGAAGATACTCGGGGTGCTGGCGCTGTTTCTGGTGATGGTTTGGTACTCGATCTACCGGGAAGACAG CTTTTATTTCCCTGTACAAGAAAACAACAAGACAACGTGTCCCCTTGGGGAGGTGGAAAAGAAAGCGGCGCAGCTCATCGGGAA CTACACGAGGGACCACCCACTGTTCTTGCAGCTGAAGGACTATTTCTGGGTGAAGACGCCGTCGCTCTACGAGCTGCCCTACGGCACCAAGGGAAGTG AAGACGTCCTGCTGCGCCTGCTGTCCATCACCCACTACTCCCTGCCCGAGAGCATCCAGAG CCTCAAGTGCAGGAGGTGTGCCGTGGTGGGCAACGGCCACCGGCTCCGCAACAGCTCCATGGGGGACACCATCAACACCTACGACGTGGTGATCAG GCTGAACAACGCCCCGGTGCATGGTTATGAGCAGGACGTGGGCTCCAAGACCACCATGCGCCTCTTCTACCCCGAGTCAGCCCACTTCGACCCCCGGACCGAGAACAACCCCGACACGCTGCTGGTGCTCGTGCCCTTCAAGCCCATGGACTTCCAGTGGATGGAGGCCATCCTTAACGACAAGAAGAGG GTTCGCAAAGGGTTTTGGAAACAGCCCCCACTGATCTGGGACGCCAACCCGGAGCAAGTGCGCGTCCTCAATCCCTACTACATGGAAGTAACTGCTGCTAAACTGCTCAACCTCCCCATGAAGCAACCACGGAAGGTCAAACAG AAGCCCACCACAGGGCTGCTGGCCATCACCTTGGCACTGCACTTCTGTGACCTGGTGCACATCGCGGGCTTTGGCTACCCCGATTCGGCCAACAAGAAGCAAACCATCCACTACTACGAGCAGATCACACTCAAGTCCATGGCC gcgTCGGAGCACAACGTGTCACATGAGGCTGTGGCCATCAAGAggatgctggagctgggacTCGTCAGGAACCTCACCTACTTCTGA
- the ST3GAL4 gene encoding CMP-N-acetylneuraminate-beta-galactosamide-alpha-2,3-sialyltransferase 4 isoform X3 gives MGKSKALEVPQVTSHNESSGPRLIPFLLIKMINKSRGKILGVLALFLVMVWYSIYREDRYTQLFYFPVQENNKTTCPLGEVEKKAAQLIGNYTRDHPLFLQLKDYFWVKTPSLYELPYGTKGSEDVLLRLLSITHYSLPESIQSLKCRRCAVVGNGHRLRNSSMGDTINTYDVVIRLNNAPVHGYEQDVGSKTTMRLFYPESAHFDPRTENNPDTLLVLVPFKPMDFQWMEAILNDKKRVRKGFWKQPPLIWDANPEQVRVLNPYYMEVTAAKLLNLPMKQPRKVKQKPTTGLLAITLALHFCDLVHIAGFGYPDSANKKQTIHYYEQITLKSMAASEHNVSHEAVAIKRMLELGLVRNLTYF, from the exons ATGGGTAAATCCAAGGCGTTGGAGGTTCCCCAA gtgacCAGCCACAATGAGAGCTCTGGCCCCCGCCTGATCCCTTTCCTGCTGATAAAAATGATCAACAAGTCTC GAGGGAAGATACTCGGGGTGCTGGCGCTGTTTCTGGTGATGGTTTGGTACTCGATCTACCGGGAAGACAGGTACACACAGCT CTTTTATTTCCCTGTACAAGAAAACAACAAGACAACGTGTCCCCTTGGGGAGGTGGAAAAGAAAGCGGCGCAGCTCATCGGGAA CTACACGAGGGACCACCCACTGTTCTTGCAGCTGAAGGACTATTTCTGGGTGAAGACGCCGTCGCTCTACGAGCTGCCCTACGGCACCAAGGGAAGTG AAGACGTCCTGCTGCGCCTGCTGTCCATCACCCACTACTCCCTGCCCGAGAGCATCCAGAG CCTCAAGTGCAGGAGGTGTGCCGTGGTGGGCAACGGCCACCGGCTCCGCAACAGCTCCATGGGGGACACCATCAACACCTACGACGTGGTGATCAG GCTGAACAACGCCCCGGTGCATGGTTATGAGCAGGACGTGGGCTCCAAGACCACCATGCGCCTCTTCTACCCCGAGTCAGCCCACTTCGACCCCCGGACCGAGAACAACCCCGACACGCTGCTGGTGCTCGTGCCCTTCAAGCCCATGGACTTCCAGTGGATGGAGGCCATCCTTAACGACAAGAAGAGG GTTCGCAAAGGGTTTTGGAAACAGCCCCCACTGATCTGGGACGCCAACCCGGAGCAAGTGCGCGTCCTCAATCCCTACTACATGGAAGTAACTGCTGCTAAACTGCTCAACCTCCCCATGAAGCAACCACGGAAGGTCAAACAG AAGCCCACCACAGGGCTGCTGGCCATCACCTTGGCACTGCACTTCTGTGACCTGGTGCACATCGCGGGCTTTGGCTACCCCGATTCGGCCAACAAGAAGCAAACCATCCACTACTACGAGCAGATCACACTCAAGTCCATGGCC gcgTCGGAGCACAACGTGTCACATGAGGCTGTGGCCATCAAGAggatgctggagctgggacTCGTCAGGAACCTCACCTACTTCTGA
- the ST3GAL4 gene encoding CMP-N-acetylneuraminate-beta-galactosamide-alpha-2,3-sialyltransferase 4 isoform X2, whose translation MGKSKALEVPQVTSHNESSGPRLIPFLLIKMINKSRGKILGVLALFLVMVWYSIYREDSFYFPVQENNKTTCPLGEVEKKAAQLIGNYTRDHPLFLQLKDYFWVKTPSLYELPYGTKGSEDVLLRLLSITHYSLPESIQSLKCRRCAVVGNGHRLRNSSMGDTINTYDVVIRLNNAPVHGYEQDVGSKTTMRLFYPESAHFDPRTENNPDTLLVLVPFKPMDFQWMEAILNDKKRVRKGFWKQPPLIWDANPEQVRVLNPYYMEVTAAKLLNLPMKQPRKVKQKPTTGLLAITLALHFCDLVHIAGFGYPDSANKKQTIHYYEQITLKSMAVEVHLWLVIIQVLLAAECPWRHGELDPSQFMCVGAQRVT comes from the exons ATGGGTAAATCCAAGGCGTTGGAGGTTCCCCAA gtgacCAGCCACAATGAGAGCTCTGGCCCCCGCCTGATCCCTTTCCTGCTGATAAAAATGATCAACAAGTCTC GAGGGAAGATACTCGGGGTGCTGGCGCTGTTTCTGGTGATGGTTTGGTACTCGATCTACCGGGAAGACAG CTTTTATTTCCCTGTACAAGAAAACAACAAGACAACGTGTCCCCTTGGGGAGGTGGAAAAGAAAGCGGCGCAGCTCATCGGGAA CTACACGAGGGACCACCCACTGTTCTTGCAGCTGAAGGACTATTTCTGGGTGAAGACGCCGTCGCTCTACGAGCTGCCCTACGGCACCAAGGGAAGTG AAGACGTCCTGCTGCGCCTGCTGTCCATCACCCACTACTCCCTGCCCGAGAGCATCCAGAG CCTCAAGTGCAGGAGGTGTGCCGTGGTGGGCAACGGCCACCGGCTCCGCAACAGCTCCATGGGGGACACCATCAACACCTACGACGTGGTGATCAG GCTGAACAACGCCCCGGTGCATGGTTATGAGCAGGACGTGGGCTCCAAGACCACCATGCGCCTCTTCTACCCCGAGTCAGCCCACTTCGACCCCCGGACCGAGAACAACCCCGACACGCTGCTGGTGCTCGTGCCCTTCAAGCCCATGGACTTCCAGTGGATGGAGGCCATCCTTAACGACAAGAAGAGG GTTCGCAAAGGGTTTTGGAAACAGCCCCCACTGATCTGGGACGCCAACCCGGAGCAAGTGCGCGTCCTCAATCCCTACTACATGGAAGTAACTGCTGCTAAACTGCTCAACCTCCCCATGAAGCAACCACGGAAGGTCAAACAG AAGCCCACCACAGGGCTGCTGGCCATCACCTTGGCACTGCACTTCTGTGACCTGGTGCACATCGCGGGCTTTGGCTACCCCGATTCGGCCAACAAGAAGCAAACCATCCACTACTACGAGCAGATCACACTCAAGTCCATGGCC GTTGAAGTCCACCTTTGGCTGGTCATCATCCAAGTTCTCTTGGCAGCCGAATGTCCTTGGAGGCATGGAGAGTTGGATCCATCACAGTTTATGT gcgTCGGAGCACAACGTGTCACATGA
- the ST3GAL4 gene encoding CMP-N-acetylneuraminate-beta-galactosamide-alpha-2,3-sialyltransferase 4 isoform X1, with product MGKSKALEVPQVTSHNESSGPRLIPFLLIKMINKSRGKILGVLALFLVMVWYSIYREDRYTQLFYFPVQENNKTTCPLGEVEKKAAQLIGNYTRDHPLFLQLKDYFWVKTPSLYELPYGTKGSEDVLLRLLSITHYSLPESIQSLKCRRCAVVGNGHRLRNSSMGDTINTYDVVIRLNNAPVHGYEQDVGSKTTMRLFYPESAHFDPRTENNPDTLLVLVPFKPMDFQWMEAILNDKKRVRKGFWKQPPLIWDANPEQVRVLNPYYMEVTAAKLLNLPMKQPRKVKQKPTTGLLAITLALHFCDLVHIAGFGYPDSANKKQTIHYYEQITLKSMAVEVHLWLVIIQVLLAAECPWRHGELDPSQFMCVGAQRVT from the exons ATGGGTAAATCCAAGGCGTTGGAGGTTCCCCAA gtgacCAGCCACAATGAGAGCTCTGGCCCCCGCCTGATCCCTTTCCTGCTGATAAAAATGATCAACAAGTCTC GAGGGAAGATACTCGGGGTGCTGGCGCTGTTTCTGGTGATGGTTTGGTACTCGATCTACCGGGAAGACAGGTACACACAGCT CTTTTATTTCCCTGTACAAGAAAACAACAAGACAACGTGTCCCCTTGGGGAGGTGGAAAAGAAAGCGGCGCAGCTCATCGGGAA CTACACGAGGGACCACCCACTGTTCTTGCAGCTGAAGGACTATTTCTGGGTGAAGACGCCGTCGCTCTACGAGCTGCCCTACGGCACCAAGGGAAGTG AAGACGTCCTGCTGCGCCTGCTGTCCATCACCCACTACTCCCTGCCCGAGAGCATCCAGAG CCTCAAGTGCAGGAGGTGTGCCGTGGTGGGCAACGGCCACCGGCTCCGCAACAGCTCCATGGGGGACACCATCAACACCTACGACGTGGTGATCAG GCTGAACAACGCCCCGGTGCATGGTTATGAGCAGGACGTGGGCTCCAAGACCACCATGCGCCTCTTCTACCCCGAGTCAGCCCACTTCGACCCCCGGACCGAGAACAACCCCGACACGCTGCTGGTGCTCGTGCCCTTCAAGCCCATGGACTTCCAGTGGATGGAGGCCATCCTTAACGACAAGAAGAGG GTTCGCAAAGGGTTTTGGAAACAGCCCCCACTGATCTGGGACGCCAACCCGGAGCAAGTGCGCGTCCTCAATCCCTACTACATGGAAGTAACTGCTGCTAAACTGCTCAACCTCCCCATGAAGCAACCACGGAAGGTCAAACAG AAGCCCACCACAGGGCTGCTGGCCATCACCTTGGCACTGCACTTCTGTGACCTGGTGCACATCGCGGGCTTTGGCTACCCCGATTCGGCCAACAAGAAGCAAACCATCCACTACTACGAGCAGATCACACTCAAGTCCATGGCC GTTGAAGTCCACCTTTGGCTGGTCATCATCCAAGTTCTCTTGGCAGCCGAATGTCCTTGGAGGCATGGAGAGTTGGATCCATCACAGTTTATGT gcgTCGGAGCACAACGTGTCACATGA